From the Natrarchaeobaculum aegyptiacum genome, one window contains:
- a CDS encoding DegT/DnrJ/EryC1/StrS family aminotransferase: MTDAEPTQDLDVRDSHTANERRESDVDSGSRPIPIAEPDVSRRAIERVAAVMERGDLAAGEEVRAFEAEFADYCDVDHGVATSNGTTALHAALEALGVEEGDAVITSPFSFVASANAIRLAGGTPVFADVDPETYTLEPESVESVLARRDDVVGLLPVHLYGLPAPMPALCDLADDHGLFVLEDACQAHGAEIDGNRVGSLGDAACFSFYPTKNLTTGEGGMIVTDREDVATRAASYVNHGRDPDGDGGYDHHELGHNYRLTNVAAAIGRAQLERLPAFTEARRENADFYDEALAETPIETPTEPSGYRHVYHQYTIRSGDRDGLGQALEDAGIDTSVYYDPPIHRQPAYETVATAATRLPAAESAADEVLSIPVHPGLERSDRERVVDVIGSYASSR; the protein is encoded by the coding sequence ATGACCGACGCAGAACCTACTCAGGACCTCGACGTCAGGGACTCACACACCGCGAACGAGCGACGCGAGTCGGACGTCGACTCCGGGTCGCGCCCGATCCCCATCGCCGAGCCAGACGTCAGCCGCCGGGCAATCGAACGCGTCGCGGCCGTCATGGAGCGCGGTGACCTCGCCGCGGGCGAAGAGGTCCGGGCGTTCGAAGCCGAGTTCGCAGACTACTGCGACGTCGACCACGGCGTCGCCACCTCGAACGGGACGACGGCGCTCCACGCGGCGCTCGAGGCCCTCGGCGTCGAGGAGGGCGACGCGGTGATCACGTCACCGTTCTCGTTCGTCGCGAGCGCGAACGCGATCAGACTGGCCGGCGGGACGCCTGTCTTCGCCGACGTCGATCCCGAGACCTACACGCTCGAGCCCGAGAGCGTCGAATCGGTCCTCGCTCGACGCGACGACGTCGTTGGCCTCCTGCCGGTGCACCTCTACGGGCTCCCCGCCCCGATGCCCGCTCTCTGTGACCTCGCGGACGATCACGGCCTGTTCGTCCTCGAGGACGCCTGTCAGGCTCACGGAGCCGAGATCGACGGGAACCGCGTCGGCAGCCTCGGTGACGCGGCCTGCTTCTCGTTCTATCCCACGAAGAACCTCACGACGGGCGAGGGCGGGATGATCGTCACCGACCGCGAGGACGTCGCCACACGGGCCGCGAGCTACGTCAACCACGGACGGGACCCCGACGGCGACGGCGGCTACGACCACCACGAACTCGGCCACAACTACCGGCTGACCAACGTCGCCGCAGCCATCGGCCGGGCCCAGCTCGAGCGCCTGCCGGCGTTTACCGAGGCCCGTCGCGAGAACGCCGATTTCTACGACGAGGCACTGGCAGAGACACCGATCGAGACGCCGACCGAACCGTCCGGCTACAGGCACGTCTACCACCAGTATACGATCCGGAGCGGCGACCGCGACGGGCTCGGGCAGGCACTCGAGGACGCGGGGATCGACACGTCGGTCTACTACGATCCGCCGATCCATCGCCAGCCGGCCTACGAGACGGTCGCGACGGCGGCGACGCGCCTTCCAGCGGCCGAGTCGGCCGCCGACGAGGTGCTCTCGATCCCCGTCCATCCGGGGCTCGAGCGGAGCGATCGAGAGCGGGTCGTCGACGTGATCGGTTCGTACGCCAGTTCGAGGTGA
- a CDS encoding Gfo/Idh/MocA family protein gives MSRNDTAARTDPMRVGVVGVGAMGENHARVYSELQDQEVDLAGVVDRDAAVARRVAAEYGTTATDLETLLERCDAVSVAVPTPAHVETVTRCLEAGVDVLVEKPIAPTVEEGRQLARRASETGQVLQIGHIERFNPAVQTVADLIEDVEVIGIEAERLGPPVDRTARGNVVFDLMVHDVDIVASLLGSEPDSVTAMGTDDGQYATATLAYDDVVASLTASRVTQKKVRKLTVTAAECLLEVDYLQQSVLIHRDSYPAYLVDDGTRRYRHESVVERPRVDNGEPLRYELESFLEASRTGSEPEVTAEDGIRALETVQTIDSLVAEDEPAAEREVEAQ, from the coding sequence ATGAGCAGGAACGACACAGCAGCCCGAACGGATCCCATGCGCGTCGGCGTCGTCGGCGTCGGCGCGATGGGTGAAAATCACGCGCGAGTGTACAGTGAACTGCAGGACCAGGAGGTCGACCTCGCGGGCGTCGTCGACCGGGACGCGGCGGTTGCCCGACGCGTCGCCGCCGAGTACGGCACGACCGCGACCGACCTCGAGACGCTACTCGAGCGGTGTGACGCCGTCTCCGTCGCCGTGCCGACGCCCGCCCACGTCGAGACGGTCACGCGGTGTCTCGAGGCGGGCGTCGACGTTCTCGTCGAGAAACCGATCGCGCCGACGGTCGAGGAGGGTCGACAGCTCGCGAGACGCGCCAGCGAGACCGGCCAGGTGCTCCAGATCGGTCACATCGAGCGGTTCAATCCGGCCGTCCAGACGGTCGCCGACCTGATCGAGGACGTCGAGGTGATCGGGATCGAGGCCGAGCGACTCGGGCCCCCGGTCGACCGGACGGCCCGCGGGAACGTCGTCTTCGATCTGATGGTCCACGACGTCGACATCGTGGCCTCGCTGCTCGGCTCCGAGCCGGATTCGGTGACGGCGATGGGGACCGACGACGGCCAGTACGCCACCGCGACGCTCGCCTACGACGACGTCGTCGCGTCGCTGACCGCGAGTCGCGTGACCCAGAAGAAAGTGCGGAAACTGACCGTGACGGCCGCCGAGTGCCTGCTCGAGGTCGACTACCTCCAGCAGTCGGTGCTGATCCACCGGGACTCCTACCCGGCGTACCTGGTCGACGACGGCACCCGCCGGTACCGCCACGAGAGCGTCGTCGAGCGCCCGCGCGTCGACAACGGCGAACCGCTTCGCTACGAACTCGAGTCGTTCCTCGAGGCGTCACGCACCGGCTCGGAGCCGGAGGTGACGGCCGAGGACGGCATCCGCGCGCTCGAGACGGTCCAGACGATCGACTCGCTGGTGGCCGAGGACGAACCCGCGGCCGAACGGGAGGTGGAAGCCCAGTGA
- a CDS encoding DUF7344 domain-containing protein: MSERELTQAELFDVFSNARRRRTVQFLKRQGGSCDLAPLVEQVAAWENDVEADEVTRTQRRRVYISLYQTHLPMLEDHGIVEWDPDAHRIELIPSEEVFEPYLDRRLETTREWHRVYATVVGAGAVALVLTVLAPATTTVAPLVALALCLLVLAVSVIQYTTRRPDLEFPLVGSSP, translated from the coding sequence ATGTCTGAACGTGAACTCACCCAGGCCGAGCTGTTCGACGTCTTCAGCAACGCTCGGCGACGACGGACCGTCCAGTTTCTCAAACGACAGGGTGGCAGCTGCGACCTCGCGCCGCTCGTCGAGCAGGTCGCAGCCTGGGAGAACGACGTCGAGGCCGACGAGGTCACGAGGACCCAGCGGCGTCGCGTCTACATCTCCCTCTACCAGACCCACCTCCCCATGCTCGAGGACCACGGCATCGTCGAGTGGGACCCCGACGCCCACCGCATCGAGCTCATCCCGAGCGAGGAGGTCTTCGAACCCTACCTCGACCGCCGCCTCGAGACCACCCGCGAGTGGCACCGCGTCTACGCCACCGTCGTCGGCGCGGGTGCCGTCGCACTGGTCCTCACGGTCCTCGCCCCCGCCACCACCACCGTCGCCCCGCTCGTTGCACTCGCGCTGTGTCTCCTCGTGCTCGCCGTCTCGGTGATCCAGTACACCACCCGTCGACCCGACCTCGAGTTCCCGCTCGTCGGCTCGAGTCCGTGA
- a CDS encoding acyltransferase, giving the protein MSGFVTGEDCSIDETVTLGYGSFDEPAQIGDGATIRAGSIVYGDVTIGDGFTTGHDVVIRERTTIGSDVLAGTKTVVDGNTQIGSDVSLQTGVYVPTRTTIGDNVFVGPNAVLTNDPYPVRADADLEGPTIEDGASIGANATILPGVTIGENAFVAAGAVVTEDVSANTLAVGVPATETALPEGLEGPNQLA; this is encoded by the coding sequence GTGAGCGGCTTCGTCACCGGCGAGGACTGTTCGATCGACGAGACGGTCACGCTCGGGTATGGCTCGTTCGACGAGCCAGCGCAGATCGGCGACGGGGCGACGATCCGTGCCGGGTCGATCGTCTACGGTGACGTCACGATCGGCGACGGATTCACCACTGGTCACGACGTCGTGATCCGCGAGCGGACCACGATCGGGTCGGACGTCCTCGCGGGCACGAAGACAGTCGTCGACGGCAACACCCAGATCGGGTCGGACGTCAGCCTCCAGACCGGCGTCTACGTCCCCACGCGCACGACCATCGGCGACAACGTCTTCGTCGGCCCGAACGCCGTCCTGACGAACGATCCCTACCCCGTCCGCGCTGACGCCGACCTCGAGGGGCCGACTATCGAAGACGGCGCGTCGATCGGTGCGAACGCGACGATCCTGCCGGGCGTCACGATCGGCGAGAACGCCTTCGTCGCCGCTGGTGCCGTCGTGACCGAGGACGTGTCCGCGAACACGCTCGCGGTCGGCGTCCCCGCGACCGAAACAGCGCTCCCAGAGGGCCTCGAGGGGCCGAACCAGCTCGCATGA